CTCGTTCGAGGATAGAAGATCGTTCGTACAATACCTCTCCGACGCAATTGCCGATTTCACCGGGACCATGGTCTTTGTCGTGCTACATGTCGTCTTCTTTGCGGCATGGTTTGTGGTGAACACACACAAGTTTCCGGGAATCCCTCTGTTCGACCCTTACCCGTTTACCTTGTTGAACATGCTGGTATCGGTGGAGGCCGTACTGTTGAGCACCTTCGTGTTGATGAAACAAAATCGCATGCAGCGCAAGACCGACCATCGGGACCGGTTGAATCTGCAGATCGATCTGCTGGCAGAGACCGAAGTCACGAAGATGCTGCAATTGCTGCGACTGGTCTGCATCAAGCTCGATATTCAAGAGGCGGTGCAGGATGAGGAGCTTGACGAGATGACACGCGCGACATCGGTCGATCACGTCGCCCAGCAGATTCGTGAAGCCATGCCGCCTTCCGACTGAGAAAAATAGAGCACGAAGTGCCGCTGTGAGGCTGCCGATGGCACTCTTTCCGCAAGATTGCCAGGATCGAATAGGATCGTTGCATGCGAATTCCGGGGTATCGGGTGGAGGGAATTGCCTGTCTTTTTCTGCTGCTCCTGGGAGCCGGGAGGATAACGGCCCAACCGGGAAACATCGGCCACAGCGGGGTACACTCCGCGCAGACGATAGCGCCACGAGAGAAATTGAAAGTCATCTTCGACACAGATATTGGCGATGACATTGACGATGCCTTCGCGCTGGCGCTGCTGATCTCCCGGCCAGAGGTAGAGGTGTTGGGCGTGACTACAGCGTGGGGCGACACCGCGCTGCGTGCACGGTTGACGGAGCGCTTTCTGGCGAGCGCGGGTAAGGCGGAGATTCCGATCTTCACGGGGCCGAAAACAGTTGAGTCCACGGTCTTCTCCCAGGAGCGTTATGCGCTGGGCGATGTGCATCCCGCGGCATGGCC
This DNA window, taken from Acidisarcina sp., encodes the following:
- a CDS encoding DUF1003 domain-containing protein yields the protein MAEKTRRRGYVQGTVRTNIHSVAEVERSFEDRRSFVQYLSDAIADFTGTMVFVVLHVVFFAAWFVVNTHKFPGIPLFDPYPFTLLNMLVSVEAVLLSTFVLMKQNRMQRKTDHRDRLNLQIDLLAETEVTKMLQLLRLVCIKLDIQEAVQDEELDEMTRATSVDHVAQQIREAMPPSD